From a region of the Panicum virgatum strain AP13 chromosome 2K, P.virgatum_v5, whole genome shotgun sequence genome:
- the LOC120689126 gene encoding mitotic checkpoint serine/threonine-protein kinase BUB1-like, with protein sequence MVILDRTPGVTSSPLQMSSPRVPREEASPPSDPILPYLRSISRAMDELGTGPQCDPSALDQLKCYLTECIRKYGDEYQYSTDPRLLKIWILYADATDAFPKVYKQLEEKRMFLEHALLYESYALYLCAEGKLQEADKVYAIGISRKAEPLDHLQKTHLTFLKHLENFVEEADVDAQPSKKQKNEPSVVDPWSVSSRNTLLETVNDDLRTFAGYHKSNKVYYGKVALTSSQHILRNKVIELGGRKYQIKGSTGTGAFAKVYKATVDGNAEEIVALKIQNPPFPWEFYMYRQLDMRIPEVERPSFGYAHEVHIFSDVSVLVCDYLPYGTLLDVINSHIVVERHMDEVLCMYYTIEMLRMLETLHSVGIIHGDFKPDNMLVCYPSGDITEETFRSETRDVQNQGLCLVDWGRGIDMNLFRPGTVFHGDCGTSGFSCVEMQENRNWTYQVDTYGLCVIAHMMLHGVAMSVEKVPRAVGGYEYQPKLPFRRYWNVELWKKLFSTLLNAPSNGSDVAALRGLRASFREHMCSSRQLVGKLSQMLAKQKASLCSA encoded by the exons ATGGTGATTCTGGACCGCACGCCGGGGGTCACCTCCAGCCCGCTCCAGATGTCCTCTCCTAGGGTTCCGCGGGAGGAGGCCTCGCCGCCCTCCGACCCCATTCTCCCGTACCTCAG GTCTATCAGCAGGGCGATGGATGAGCTTGGGACAGGGCCACAGTGTGACCCATCAGCCTTAGACCAGCTCAAGTGTTACTTGACCGAATGCATTAGAAAATATGGGGATGAGTACCAGTACTCCACTGATCCACGCCTCCTGAAGATCTGGATTCTCTAT GCAGATGCAACTGATGCCTTCCCCAAGGTTTACAAGCAGCTGGAAGAGAAACGAATGTTCTTGGAGCATGCACTGCTCTATGAATCATATGCATTGTATCTATGTGCTGAAGGGAAACTGCAGGAGGCTGACAAGGTGTATGCGATTGGTATCTCCAG GAAAGCGGAGCCCCTCGACCATTTGCAGAAAACACACTTGACATTTCTGAAACATCTGGAGAATTTTGTAGAAGAGGCAGACGTGGATGCACAG CCATCAAAAAAACAGAAGAATGAACCTAGTGTGGTAGATCCGTGGTCTGTATCTTCTAGGAACACTTTACTGGAAACAGTTAACGATGACCTCAGGACGTTTGCT GGCTATCACAAGAGTAACAAGGTCTACTACGGAAAGGTGGCCTTAACTTCTTCACAGCATATTTTAAGAAACAAGGTCATTGAATTAG GTGGCAGAAAGTATCAGATCAAAGGATCTACTGGCACTGGTGCTTTTGCTAAAGTATACAAAGCCACTGTTGATGGTAATGCAGAAGAAATTGTTGCTCTGAAG ATTCAGAATCCCCCATTTCCTTGGGAATTTTACATGTATCGCCAACTTGATATGCGTATACCTGAAGTTGAG CGACCAAGCTTTGGATACGCGCATGAAGTGCATATCTTCTCTGATGTTAGCGTGCTAGTCTGTGATTACCTGCCATATGGAACGCTTCTG GATGTCATAAACTCCCACATAGTAGTTGAGCGGCATATGGATGAAGTTTTATGCATGTATTATACCATTGAGATGCTGAGAATGCTGGAAACACTGCATAGTGTTGGCATAATCCATGGTGATTTCAAACCTGACAACATGCTCGTTTGCTATCCAAG TGGGGATATCACAGAAGAAACCTTCAGAAGCGAAACAAGAGACGTGCAGAATCAG GGGCTCTGCCTTGTTGACTGGGGCCGCGGCATTGACATGAATCTTTTCCGCCCTGGCACCGTGTTCCACGGGGACTGCGGAACGTCGGGATTCAGCTGCGTCGAGATGCAAGAAAATAGGAACTGGACGTATCAG GTCGACACGTACGGCCTCTGCGTCATCGCGCACATGATGCTACACGGGGTGGCCATGAGCGTCGAGAAGGTGCCCAGGGCAGTGGGAGGCTACGAGTACCAGCCAAAGCTGCCGTTTAGGAG GTATTGGAACGTGGAGCTGTGGAAGAAGCTGTTCTCCACGCTGCTGAACGCGCCCTCCAACGGCAGCGacgtggcggcgctccggggcCTGCGCGCGTCGTTCCGGGAGCACATGTGCAGCAGCCGGCAGCTCGTCGGCAAGCTGAGCCAGATGCTGGCGAAGCAGAAGGCCTCCCTGTGCTCGGCCTGA